A single window of Salvia splendens isolate huo1 chromosome 6, SspV2, whole genome shotgun sequence DNA harbors:
- the LOC121808174 gene encoding GDSL esterase/lipase At1g29670-like, with translation MEYSGVKRWIVAVVVVLSLLHGGVLAEPQVPCLFIFGDSLVDNGNNNNIQSLAKANYFPYGIDFPNGPTGRFSNGKTTVDVVAELLGFDDYIPPYAAARGQQILRGVNYASAAAGIRSETGRQLGGRIDFTGQVNNYRNTVQQVVNILGNESSAADYLSKCIYSVGIGSNDYLNNYFMPLYYSSSRQYTPEQYANLLIQQYTQQLKNLYNYGARKFSLIGIGQIGCSPNALAQNSPDGRTCVKRINDANQIFNTKLRGLVDSLNRNTPNAKLIYINAYGIFQDLIQSPSSFGFSVTNAGCCGVGRNNGQITCLPGQRPCRNRAQYLFWDAFHPTEAANTIVGRRSYSAQKASDAYPYDIRRLAQL, from the exons ATGGAGTATAGTGGAGTTAAGAGATGGAtagtggcggtggtggtggtgctgaGCCTCCTCCACGGCGGCGTGTTGGCCGAGCCCCAAGTTCCATGCCTCTTTATATTTGGTGATTCTCTGGTAGATAACGGCAACAACAATAACATTCAGTCCTTGGCTAAGGCTAATTACTTTCCCTACGGAATCGATTTTCCCAATGGCCCGACCGGCCGGTTTTCCAATGGGAAAACCACAGTCGATGTAGTGG CTGAATTACTAGGCTTTGATGACTACATTCCACCTTACGCGGCCGCCCGCGGCCAGCAAATACTCCGGGGAGTGAACTACGCGTCGGCTGCCGCTGGAATTAGATCCGAAACCGGCCGGCAACTG GGTGGAAGGATTGATTTCACCGGACAAGTAAACAACTATAGGAATACAGTCCAACAAGTAGTGAACATTCTGGGAAACGAATCCTCCGCCGCAGATTACCTAAGCAAATGCATATATTCGGTGGGAATCGGCAGCAACGACTACCTCAACAACTACTTCATGCCGCTCTACTATTCCTCGAGCCGACAATACACACCCGAGCAGTACGCCAACCTCTTGATCCAACAGTATACCCAACAATTGAAG AATTTGTACAACTACGGGGCTCGTAAGTTTTCTCTGATCGGGATCGGGCAGATCGGGTGCAGCCCGAACGCCCTGGCCCAGAACAGCCCCGATGGAAGGACGTGCGTGAAGAGAATCAACGACGCTAACCAGATATTCAACACCAAGCTCAGGGGATTGGTCGACTCACTCAACCGAAACACGCCCAACGCCAAGTTGATCTACATCAACGCCTACGGAATCTTCCAGGATCTTATCCAGAGCCCATCGTCCTTCG GCTTCAGCGTGACAAACGCAGGGTGTTGTGGAGTGGGGAGGAACAATGGTCAGATCACGTGCCTGCCAGGGCAGAGGCCGTGCAGGAACAGAGCTCAGTATCTGTTTTGGGATGCATTCCATCCCACAGAGGCGGCCAACACCATCGTTGGGAGACGATCGTATAGTGCCCAAAAGGCTTCCGATGCCTATCCTTACGATATTCGTCGCTTGGCGCAGCTTTGA